One region of Ferrovum sp. JA12 genomic DNA includes:
- the gmhB gene encoding D-glycero-beta-D-manno-heptose 1,7-bisphosphate 7-phosphatase: protein MPNTKLIILDRDGVINYDSDKYIKSPEEWKPLPGSLEAIARLNQAGYQVVIATNQSGVARGFFDMSTLNAIHNKMIQALSQVGGRIDGIFFCPHSNEANCNCRKPKTGLFEEIARVFNISLKHVPAIGDSLRDLQAASLMQALPILVLTGKGEKTLKQGELPANTVVENNLASAVEHLINPS from the coding sequence ATGCCTAATACTAAACTGATTATTCTTGATCGTGATGGCGTCATTAATTATGACAGCGACAAATACATCAAAAGTCCGGAAGAGTGGAAACCACTACCCGGTAGCCTTGAGGCGATTGCTCGTCTTAATCAAGCTGGCTACCAAGTGGTCATTGCCACAAATCAATCAGGGGTGGCACGGGGCTTTTTTGATATGAGTACGCTTAATGCTATTCACAATAAAATGATTCAAGCTCTCTCGCAAGTGGGCGGGCGCATTGATGGGATTTTCTTTTGCCCCCATTCTAATGAAGCCAATTGTAATTGTCGTAAACCTAAAACCGGTTTATTTGAGGAAATTGCCCGGGTATTTAATATTTCCCTTAAACATGTTCCAGCTATCGGAGACTCCCTCAGGGATCTACAGGCGGCAAGCCTGATGCAAGCACTCCCTATTCTGGTGTTAACTGGAAAAGGGGAAAAAACCCTCAAACAGGGAGAGTTACCTGCTAATACGGTGGTTGAGAATAATCTCGCCTCGGCTGTTGAACATTTAATTAATCCATCCTAA
- a CDS encoding YgjP-like metallopeptidase domain-containing protein produces the protein MKLLGSLLYLIIQSLVTPLFAVLMVLSAFIDRHTLPKLLAKYWCTFMLWCGVFLRRVRFSVSGLEHLPSTPCVILSKHQSEWETLFLPAVLPPHVMVLKQELLKIPFFGWGLKLLEPIAIDRSQKKAALEQVIRQGIARLEQGLYVVIFPEGTRVKVGYKGRYAQSGAQLATKAQVPIIPVAHNAGVYWPKGLFKQPGIITVRFGEPISTDNKTAAQVIAEVETWIESNMEQITGHPAQDLRKTPSQALTKKKPRELTINIDEKIIPYRIVRRKNRKTIGLIMDHQGLSVAIPQWVSLQQVEEALRQQHQWITHKYQAWQSQPKPIAPSWNEGSSIPWLGNSKTIVFHEGQQLSLFADQDTFIRINNTEGDVKNTVIKAYREAILPILKEDIEYFCDQLKIHPIPTFTISNAQTRWGSCSEKGQLRFNWRLMKASRDEIRYVVAHEIAHLFEFNHGPKFWQLVERIYPQYRSAKERLKKNDSLYRQF, from the coding sequence ATGAAACTCCTGGGCTCTCTCCTCTACCTTATCATTCAAAGTCTCGTCACCCCCTTATTCGCTGTGTTAATGGTCCTCTCGGCCTTCATCGACCGCCATACTTTACCCAAACTCTTAGCCAAATATTGGTGTACCTTCATGTTATGGTGTGGCGTATTCTTAAGAAGAGTGCGTTTTTCAGTATCCGGTTTAGAGCATCTTCCCTCCACCCCCTGTGTCATTTTGTCAAAGCATCAATCAGAATGGGAAACACTGTTTCTCCCCGCCGTGCTGCCCCCACACGTCATGGTACTCAAACAAGAACTACTTAAAATCCCTTTTTTTGGCTGGGGACTCAAGCTGTTAGAGCCTATTGCCATAGATCGATCACAAAAAAAGGCCGCCCTTGAACAGGTCATCCGTCAGGGTATTGCCCGACTAGAACAGGGGCTCTATGTGGTTATTTTCCCGGAAGGAACCCGTGTCAAAGTGGGGTATAAGGGGCGCTACGCACAAAGCGGCGCCCAGCTTGCCACTAAAGCTCAAGTTCCGATTATTCCTGTCGCTCATAATGCAGGAGTTTACTGGCCAAAAGGATTGTTTAAACAACCCGGAATCATTACCGTACGTTTTGGCGAACCGATTAGCACGGATAATAAAACTGCGGCGCAAGTCATCGCAGAGGTAGAGACGTGGATTGAAAGCAATATGGAACAAATCACCGGTCATCCCGCTCAAGATCTTAGAAAAACTCCCTCCCAAGCCTTAACTAAAAAAAAACCTAGGGAGTTAACCATTAACATTGATGAAAAAATCATTCCCTATAGAATAGTGCGTAGAAAAAACCGAAAAACCATAGGCCTCATCATGGATCATCAGGGACTGTCCGTGGCTATTCCACAATGGGTGAGTCTGCAACAGGTTGAAGAGGCCTTGCGCCAACAGCATCAATGGATAACCCATAAATACCAGGCTTGGCAAAGCCAACCCAAGCCCATTGCGCCGAGCTGGAATGAGGGGTCGAGTATTCCCTGGTTAGGTAACAGTAAAACCATTGTGTTTCATGAAGGGCAACAACTGTCTTTGTTTGCCGATCAAGATACGTTTATCCGGATCAATAACACCGAGGGAGATGTAAAAAACACGGTTATTAAGGCCTATCGCGAAGCAATTCTCCCTATTTTAAAAGAAGACATAGAGTATTTTTGTGATCAGCTTAAGATACACCCCATACCGACATTTACAATCAGTAATGCTCAAACTCGTTGGGGGAGTTGTAGTGAAAAAGGCCAGCTACGCTTTAACTGGCGTTTAATGAAAGCCAGTCGAGATGAGATTCGCTATGTGGTAGCCCATGAAATCGCCCATTTATTCGAGTTCAATCATGGGCCTAAGTTTTGGCAATTGGTTGAACGCATTTATCCCCAATATCGCTCTGCCAAAGAGCGTTTAAAAAAGAATGACTCTCTCTATCGCCAGTTTTAG
- a CDS encoding DsbC family protein yields the protein MKYKMMGLGLVLCLICCQVAEAQDTNYDLLKEKILSKVPKLKGHIQSIQSSGVWDLYEVDTDDHQIIYTDKNVSYLFAGEIYQTTNLENLTQKRLDTINAVAWQDLPLSLAIKRVKGNGQRELVVFSDPDCPYCRRLESELKNINDVTIYTFVYPIASLHPHAPQRSAEIWCAHNRAQAWDEYLLNKKQINKNTQCDVSDLEKVQLLAEKLNINGTPTLIFKNGQKVPGVISANDLEKLLGSH from the coding sequence ATGAAATACAAGATGATGGGATTAGGGCTAGTACTCTGTTTAATCTGTTGTCAGGTGGCAGAGGCGCAAGATACTAACTATGACTTGTTAAAAGAGAAAATACTGAGTAAAGTTCCCAAGCTTAAGGGGCACATACAAAGTATCCAGTCCTCCGGGGTGTGGGATCTCTACGAAGTTGACACAGATGATCATCAGATAATTTATACGGATAAAAATGTATCCTATTTGTTTGCCGGTGAGATTTATCAAACCACTAACCTTGAAAACCTGACGCAAAAAAGATTGGATACAATCAACGCTGTAGCGTGGCAAGACTTACCTCTATCTCTCGCTATCAAAAGAGTGAAAGGGAATGGACAGCGTGAGTTAGTGGTTTTTTCAGATCCAGATTGCCCCTATTGCCGTCGCTTAGAATCTGAATTAAAGAACATTAACGATGTGACAATTTATACTTTTGTCTACCCAATTGCCTCTTTGCACCCTCATGCACCGCAACGCTCTGCAGAAATTTGGTGTGCTCACAATCGCGCTCAAGCCTGGGATGAGTATCTGTTAAATAAGAAACAGATCAATAAAAACACACAATGCGATGTGTCTGATTTAGAGAAGGTGCAATTGCTAGCGGAGAAATTAAATATTAACGGCACCCCCACTTTAATATTTAAAAACGGACAAAAAGTACCCGGGGTGATTTCTGCGAATGATTTAGAGAAGCTACTGGGATCCCATTGA
- a CDS encoding FAD-dependent monooxygenase: MTYLTNASADAIIVGAGINGMAIALSLAQHQQQVFIIDAALPAQNQHDQHTYDSRIYALNENSIEYLKKIGVWDLCDEQRIQPIRSMKVLGDRSGELVFNATEKSIDNDSLGVIIESRQMIHALRQCVQQHPRITLFHGDRVSLVELQGEERVVTLEDNRRFGAKLLIASDGVHSATRKLLGINETIIPYQHSAVVANYQSDRDHLGEAKQWFLPDGDILAWLPLPDKKVSMVWSTQHTKAEYLVKASASERITSIIHAVGYGVGALQEITPPQRFPLLMLTVDPLVLDRFMLCGDAAHGVHPMAGQGLNLGLADVSTFMELFEKRGGSSEDVGNPRLLSAYARRRRESILLMQTLTHSLYVGFNSPQPWISMVMNTGMSIINQWPGIKKLLLKQAGHA; encoded by the coding sequence ATGACCTATTTAACCAATGCTTCAGCTGACGCAATAATAGTAGGCGCTGGCATTAATGGGATGGCCATTGCTTTATCCCTGGCACAACATCAGCAACAGGTTTTCATTATCGATGCGGCCCTTCCCGCACAGAACCAGCATGATCAACACACCTATGACTCAAGAATTTATGCCTTAAATGAAAATAGTATTGAGTATCTGAAAAAAATAGGTGTATGGGATTTGTGTGATGAACAGCGTATCCAACCCATTAGATCCATGAAGGTGTTGGGTGATAGAAGTGGAGAGCTTGTTTTTAATGCCACTGAAAAATCTATCGATAATGATTCCTTGGGAGTGATTATAGAAAGCAGGCAAATGATTCATGCCTTACGTCAGTGTGTTCAACAGCATCCACGGATCACCTTGTTTCATGGTGACAGGGTGAGTTTGGTGGAGTTGCAAGGGGAAGAGCGTGTGGTAACCCTGGAGGATAACAGACGATTTGGCGCTAAGTTACTCATTGCCTCAGATGGCGTCCATTCCGCCACACGAAAACTATTGGGGATTAATGAGACAATCATCCCCTATCAGCATTCTGCAGTGGTTGCTAATTATCAAAGTGATCGTGATCATCTTGGTGAAGCAAAACAGTGGTTTTTACCCGATGGCGACATATTGGCTTGGTTGCCACTACCAGATAAAAAAGTATCCATGGTGTGGTCAACACAACACACTAAAGCTGAATACCTGGTCAAGGCCTCAGCGAGTGAGCGCATAACAAGCATTATCCATGCCGTGGGGTATGGTGTCGGAGCCCTTCAAGAAATCACGCCCCCGCAACGATTCCCTTTACTCATGCTGACAGTGGATCCGCTTGTGTTAGATCGGTTTATGTTATGTGGCGATGCGGCCCATGGAGTTCACCCGATGGCAGGGCAAGGTTTAAACTTAGGGCTAGCCGATGTGAGCACATTTATGGAATTATTTGAAAAGAGGGGGGGCAGTAGTGAAGATGTGGGTAATCCTCGATTATTATCGGCCTACGCCCGAAGAAGAAGAGAATCCATTCTCCTGATGCAAACCTTAACTCACTCGTTATATGTGGGATTTAACTCACCACAACCCTGGATTAGCATGGTCATGAATACTGGAATGAGTATAATTAATCAATGGCCAGGAATAAAAAAATTATTACTCAAACAAGCGGGGCACGCATGA